In a genomic window of Pontibacter liquoris:
- a CDS encoding succinate dehydrogenase cytochrome b subunit encodes MNWFTKTFSSTVGRKIVMSITGLFLCSFLVIHLLGNLQLFKDDGGEAFNLYSNFMAHNGIIRTMEWVLLAGFAFHIYDALVLTRRNQAARPVNYASNHPEQNSSWASRNMGLLGTVILVFLIIHLYNFLIPARFDGLEPVNINDVEYENLYAQVVYAFKQWWYVLIYVLGMIALAYHLIHGFQSAFQSLGLNHKKYMPFIQVFGVAFSIIVCLGFMAIPLYFFFFV; translated from the coding sequence ATGAATTGGTTTACTAAAACGTTTTCCAGTACAGTTGGGCGGAAGATCGTGATGTCTATCACGGGGCTTTTCCTTTGCTCGTTCTTAGTTATTCACCTGCTGGGCAACCTGCAGTTATTCAAGGATGATGGCGGCGAAGCATTTAACCTCTATTCTAATTTCATGGCCCATAATGGCATTATCCGCACCATGGAATGGGTACTTTTAGCAGGCTTTGCTTTTCACATCTACGATGCCCTGGTGCTTACCCGCCGCAATCAGGCTGCCCGGCCAGTAAACTATGCCAGCAACCATCCGGAGCAGAACAGCTCGTGGGCATCCCGCAACATGGGCCTCCTGGGCACGGTTATCCTGGTTTTCCTTATCATTCACCTCTACAACTTCCTGATCCCGGCCCGCTTTGATGGCCTGGAGCCGGTAAACATCAACGATGTAGAGTATGAGAACCTGTATGCGCAGGTGGTGTATGCCTTTAAGCAGTGGTGGTATGTGCTGATCTATGTTCTGGGCATGATTGCGTTGGCCTACCACCTGATCCACGGTTTCCAAAGTGCCTTCCAGTCACTGGGGCTTAACCACAAGAAGTATATGCCTTTTATTCAGGTGTTCGGCGTGGCTTTCTCCATTATTGTTTGCCTGGGATTTATGGCCATACCCTTGTATTTCTTCTTCTTTGTGTAA
- a CDS encoding CPBP family intramembrane glutamic endopeptidase, whose amino-acid sequence MKSKVSLLLWGSGFVLLNLYASLLPKLFPQNNLLLWFAYWAGFFILAFVLGRYVLRLQGLQSFGMNLHRHWVRNLAVGFILGFGIWALKNLVFYAMGKFELTGMMEAGYIYPLLAQALLGMFFAAAINDLLIRGYWFAFCRKEHQMKWYLLLATVLYALDDSWNEGFDVMNLAFSAVLGISLAYTVLKTGSIWMAIGIHWGGNMMYRLIAGFDGQGIWKLEHVTEGVQYEYVSLLVTALLFPVVYLLLKDKQGEGAQKYMKDKPFPQQTA is encoded by the coding sequence ATGAAAAGTAAAGTCTCCCTTCTCTTATGGGGCAGTGGGTTTGTGCTCCTCAACCTGTATGCCAGCCTCCTCCCAAAACTGTTTCCGCAGAACAACCTGCTGCTTTGGTTTGCCTATTGGGCCGGCTTCTTTATACTTGCTTTCGTGCTGGGCCGGTATGTGCTGCGCCTGCAAGGGCTGCAGTCGTTTGGCATGAACCTGCACCGGCACTGGGTAAGGAACCTGGCGGTTGGGTTTATACTTGGCTTTGGCATCTGGGCGCTTAAAAACCTGGTGTTCTATGCCATGGGTAAGTTCGAGCTGACGGGTATGATGGAGGCAGGCTATATTTACCCACTGCTAGCCCAGGCGCTGCTTGGGATGTTCTTTGCCGCTGCCATCAACGACCTGTTGATCCGGGGGTACTGGTTTGCCTTTTGCCGTAAGGAGCACCAGATGAAATGGTACCTGCTGTTGGCCACCGTGCTCTACGCCCTGGACGACTCGTGGAACGAAGGCTTTGATGTGATGAACCTGGCTTTTTCGGCGGTACTCGGTATTTCGCTGGCGTATACGGTGCTAAAAACCGGCTCCATCTGGATGGCCATCGGTATCCACTGGGGCGGCAATATGATGTATAGATTAATAGCCGGATTTGATGGGCAGGGCATCTGGAAGCTGGAGCATGTTACCGAGGGCGTGCAGTATGAGTACGTTAGCTTGCTGGTCACCGCCCTCTTGTTTCCGGTGGTGTACCTGTTATTGAAAGACAAGCAGGGTGAAGGCGCGCAAAAATACATGAAAGATAAACCCTTTCCGCAGCAAACAGCTTAG
- a CDS encoding NADPH-dependent FMN reductase has product MITIISGTNRPGSTSRAIAELYARMLSERGIANRILDLADLPPDFTSTALYDYTGKNEAFNKLTGMIASAEKIVFIVPEYNSSYPGVLKAFIDGLDYPFSFKDKKAALVGLSSGMQGSGLALSHLTDVLNYLGMHVLATRLKLAHIEKNFDGTTITNKLYQELFEQQVEQFIRF; this is encoded by the coding sequence ATGATCACCATCATATCGGGTACCAACAGGCCCGGCTCTACCTCCCGGGCTATCGCAGAACTTTATGCGCGCATGCTCTCGGAGCGGGGCATTGCAAACCGCATCCTGGACCTGGCAGATCTGCCTCCCGATTTCACGTCCACTGCCCTCTACGATTATACCGGCAAAAACGAAGCCTTTAACAAGCTCACAGGTATGATCGCTTCCGCTGAAAAAATTGTGTTCATCGTGCCGGAGTATAACAGCTCCTACCCTGGCGTACTGAAGGCGTTTATCGACGGGCTCGATTATCCTTTTTCTTTTAAAGACAAGAAAGCAGCCCTGGTCGGATTATCGTCCGGCATGCAGGGCAGCGGGCTGGCGCTGAGCCACCTGACCGATGTGCTCAATTACCTGGGTATGCATGTGCTGGCAACACGCTTAAAACTGGCCCATATCGAAAAGAACTTCGACGGCACCACCATCACCAACAAGTTGTACCAGGAGCTGTTTGAGCAGCAGGTAGAGCAGTTCATCCGGTTTTAA
- the fabD gene encoding ACP S-malonyltransferase — protein MKKAYIFPGQGSQFVGMGKDLYEQHTEAKRLFDLANEILGFNITEIMFYGTDEELKQTKVTQPAIFLHSVAQAAVAQDFAPNMVAGHSLGEFSALVASKVLSFEDGLRLVSKRALAMQAACEANPSTMAAILGLDDAKVEEVCASIDGEVVVAANYNCPGQLVISGSNKGIEIACEKMKEAGAKRALPLPVGGAFHSPLMKPAEEELAKAINETTFSLGICPIYQNVDARPHADPTEIKQNLISQLTAPVRWTQSVQQMIADGATHFVECGPGKVLQGLVKKIDRNAEVSSVE, from the coding sequence ATGAAGAAGGCATACATTTTTCCGGGCCAAGGCTCGCAGTTTGTAGGGATGGGCAAAGATTTGTACGAGCAGCACACCGAAGCAAAGCGGTTGTTTGATCTGGCAAACGAGATTCTGGGCTTCAACATCACCGAGATCATGTTTTACGGCACCGACGAGGAGCTAAAGCAGACCAAAGTAACCCAGCCGGCTATTTTCCTGCACTCAGTGGCACAGGCGGCCGTAGCCCAGGATTTTGCGCCGAACATGGTGGCAGGCCACTCGTTGGGCGAATTCTCGGCCCTGGTTGCCAGCAAAGTGCTGAGCTTTGAAGATGGCCTGCGCCTGGTCTCGAAACGTGCGCTGGCCATGCAGGCAGCCTGTGAGGCAAACCCCTCTACTATGGCGGCCATACTTGGCCTGGACGACGCCAAAGTAGAAGAAGTATGCGCCTCGATAGACGGCGAAGTGGTGGTTGCCGCCAACTATAACTGCCCGGGCCAGCTGGTTATTTCCGGCTCCAACAAAGGCATCGAAATTGCCTGCGAGAAGATGAAAGAAGCCGGCGCCAAGCGTGCCTTGCCGCTGCCGGTTGGTGGCGCGTTCCACTCGCCGCTGATGAAACCGGCCGAAGAAGAACTGGCCAAAGCCATTAACGAAACTACATTCAGCCTGGGTATCTGCCCCATCTACCAAAACGTAGACGCCCGGCCCCACGCCGATCCAACCGAGATCAAGCAGAACCTGATCAGCCAGCTAACAGCACCGGTGCGCTGGACCCAATCCGTACAGCAAATGATTGCCGATGGCGCCACACATTTTGTGGAATGCGGCCCGGGCAAAGTGCTGCAGGGGCTGGTAAAGAAAATAGACCGCAACGCCGAAGTAAGCTCTGTAGAATAG
- a CDS encoding fumarate reductase/succinate dehydrogenase flavoprotein subunit, translating to MILDSKIPEGPLAQKWDKHKFDVKLVNPANKRKYEIIVVGTGLAGASAAATLGELGYNVKAFCFQDSPRRAHSIAAQGGINAAKNYQNDGDSVFRLFYDTIKGGDYRSREANTYRLAQVSVDIIDQCVAQGVPFAREYGGLLANRSFGGAQVSRTFYARGQTGQQLLLGAYSALNRQIAYGKVKMFPRTEMLDLVVVDGQARGIVVRNLITGAIESHSAHAVVLATGGYGNVFFLSTNAMGSNATAAWRAHKKGALFANPCYTQIHPTCIPVSGEHQSKLTLMSESLRNDGRVWVPKTAEIAQRLRKGEIKVSDIPEADRDYYLERKYPAFGNLVPRDVASRNAKLVCDEGRGVGASGLAVFLDFAEAINRDGLATISAKYGNLFEMYEKITDENPYERPMRIYPAVHYTMGGLWVDYNLMTNVPGLYATGECNFSDHGANRLGASALMQGLADGYFVIPYTIGDYLARMPYTKVPTDHPAFKEAEQAVIAKNNQLLSIQGTRTVDEFHKALGHIMWENCGMARNAEGLTYARQAIRQLREEFWRDVKVTGVNEELNQTLEKANRVADFLELGELMVEDALHRNESCGGHFREEYQTPENEALRDDENFAYVAAWEFTGVGNEPVLHKEELKFENVKLTQRSYK from the coding sequence ATGATATTAGATTCAAAAATCCCGGAAGGCCCGCTGGCCCAGAAGTGGGATAAGCATAAATTTGATGTGAAGTTGGTAAATCCGGCCAACAAGCGTAAATACGAAATTATTGTAGTAGGCACCGGACTGGCCGGCGCTTCTGCGGCAGCTACCCTGGGCGAGCTTGGCTATAATGTAAAAGCTTTCTGCTTCCAGGACTCCCCGCGCCGGGCGCACTCGATTGCCGCTCAGGGCGGTATCAACGCAGCCAAGAACTACCAGAACGACGGAGACTCTGTTTTCCGTCTTTTCTACGATACGATAAAAGGAGGCGACTACCGCTCCCGCGAGGCAAACACTTACCGCCTGGCCCAGGTATCGGTTGATATTATTGACCAGTGTGTGGCGCAGGGTGTTCCGTTTGCGCGCGAGTACGGCGGCCTGCTGGCTAACCGTTCATTCGGTGGTGCCCAGGTATCACGTACGTTCTACGCCCGCGGCCAAACCGGACAGCAGTTGTTACTGGGTGCTTACTCGGCCCTGAACCGCCAGATCGCTTATGGCAAGGTAAAAATGTTCCCGCGCACGGAGATGCTGGACCTGGTAGTAGTGGATGGCCAGGCACGCGGCATTGTGGTGCGCAACCTAATCACAGGTGCGATCGAATCGCATAGCGCGCATGCCGTGGTGCTGGCTACCGGCGGATACGGCAACGTATTCTTCCTGTCTACCAACGCCATGGGCTCTAACGCCACTGCAGCATGGCGGGCACACAAAAAAGGTGCTTTGTTCGCTAACCCATGCTATACCCAGATTCACCCTACCTGCATCCCGGTATCCGGTGAGCACCAGTCCAAGCTAACGCTCATGTCCGAGTCGCTGCGCAACGACGGCCGTGTATGGGTGCCTAAAACCGCTGAAATTGCCCAACGCCTGCGCAAAGGCGAGATAAAGGTGAGCGATATTCCGGAAGCAGACCGTGATTATTACCTGGAGCGTAAGTACCCGGCCTTCGGTAACCTGGTGCCGCGTGATGTGGCCTCCCGTAACGCCAAGCTGGTGTGCGACGAAGGCCGTGGCGTAGGTGCTTCGGGACTAGCCGTGTTCCTGGACTTTGCTGAAGCGATCAACCGCGACGGCCTGGCCACGATCAGCGCCAAGTATGGCAACCTCTTCGAGATGTATGAAAAGATCACCGACGAGAACCCTTACGAGCGCCCGATGCGCATTTACCCGGCCGTGCACTATACCATGGGTGGCCTGTGGGTAGACTATAACCTGATGACCAACGTGCCGGGTCTCTACGCCACCGGCGAGTGTAATTTCTCCGATCACGGCGCTAACCGCCTGGGCGCATCCGCCCTGATGCAAGGCCTAGCCGATGGTTACTTTGTGATACCGTATACCATAGGAGATTACCTGGCCCGCATGCCATATACCAAAGTGCCGACCGATCATCCTGCCTTTAAAGAAGCAGAGCAGGCGGTAATTGCTAAAAACAATCAGTTGCTGTCTATCCAGGGTACCCGTACCGTGGATGAGTTCCATAAAGCGCTGGGCCACATTATGTGGGAAAACTGCGGTATGGCGCGTAATGCCGAAGGCTTGACCTACGCCAGGCAGGCGATCCGCCAGCTGCGCGAGGAGTTCTGGCGTGATGTGAAAGTAACGGGTGTAAACGAAGAGCTGAACCAGACCCTGGAGAAAGCCAACCGTGTGGCCGATTTCCTGGAGCTTGGCGAACTGATGGTAGAAGATGCCCTGCACCGGAACGAGTCCTGCGGCGGCCACTTCCGGGAAGAGTATCAGACGCCGGAAAATGAAGCCCTGCGCGACGATGAGAACTTTGCATATGTAGCTGCCTGGGAGTTTACAGGCGTAGGCAACGAGCCGGTGCTGCACAAAGAAGAGCTCAAGTTCGAGAATGTGAAGCTTACACAGCGTAGCTATAAGTAA
- a CDS encoding succinate dehydrogenase/fumarate reductase iron-sulfur subunit, translating into MDLTLKVWRQKDRNSAGQLVTYPVKGISPDMSFLEMLDVLNEDLLRSGQEPIAFDHDCREGICGMCSLFINGRAHGPERGTTTCQLHMRHFNDGDTITIEPWRAAAFPVHKDLVVDRSAFDRIQQAGGYVSVNTGGVPDANEILIPKTIADKAFDAATCIQCGACVAACKNASAMLFVSAKVSQLAMLPQGKVERQTRVENMVAQMDIEGFGSCTTIGSCAAECPVGISLENIAMLRREYISAKATSEHLA; encoded by the coding sequence ATGGACCTGACACTCAAGGTTTGGCGCCAAAAAGATAGAAATTCAGCGGGTCAGCTGGTTACATACCCTGTAAAAGGCATTTCCCCGGACATGTCGTTCCTCGAGATGCTGGACGTACTGAACGAAGACCTGCTGCGCAGTGGCCAGGAGCCCATTGCGTTTGACCACGACTGCCGCGAAGGTATCTGCGGTATGTGCAGCCTGTTCATCAACGGGCGCGCACACGGCCCGGAGCGGGGCACCACCACCTGCCAGCTGCACATGCGCCACTTCAACGATGGCGATACCATCACGATCGAGCCTTGGCGGGCAGCTGCTTTCCCGGTGCATAAAGACCTGGTAGTAGACCGGTCTGCCTTCGACCGTATTCAGCAGGCCGGCGGTTACGTTTCGGTGAACACAGGCGGTGTTCCGGATGCCAACGAGATCCTGATCCCGAAAACTATTGCCGACAAGGCCTTTGATGCGGCGACCTGTATCCAGTGCGGCGCATGTGTAGCGGCCTGCAAGAATGCCTCTGCCATGCTGTTTGTATCGGCTAAGGTATCGCAGCTGGCTATGCTACCGCAAGGCAAAGTAGAGCGCCAGACGCGTGTGGAGAACATGGTGGCCCAAATGGACATCGAAGGCTTCGGCTCCTGCACCACCATCGGCTCGTGCGCGGCAGAATGCCCGGTAGGTATTTCGCTGGAGAACATTGCCATGCTCAGAAGAGAGTATATCTCGGCGAAAGCAACTTCTGAACACTTAGCATAG
- a CDS encoding thiol-disulfide oxidoreductase DCC family protein yields MNNDNLQQLQGKPVIFYDGTCGFCQGSVQVALKHNKGRDLYFAALQSGLLQALVPGAQLPEILPDSILFYENGKLYSESEAALRIARYLNFPLRILYYFRIIPLSFRDFVYRFIARHRYLIAGRTEACMLPSPEERARFVA; encoded by the coding sequence ATGAACAACGATAACTTACAACAGCTGCAGGGCAAGCCGGTCATTTTTTATGACGGCACCTGCGGCTTTTGCCAGGGCAGCGTGCAGGTGGCCTTAAAGCACAACAAGGGCCGCGACTTATACTTTGCGGCCCTGCAATCGGGGCTGTTGCAGGCCCTGGTGCCCGGGGCGCAACTGCCTGAAATTCTTCCGGATTCCATTCTTTTTTACGAGAACGGCAAGCTTTATTCAGAGTCAGAAGCGGCTTTGCGCATTGCCCGCTACCTCAACTTTCCGCTCCGTATCCTTTACTATTTCCGCATTATTCCTTTATCTTTCCGCGATTTTGTGTACCGCTTCATCGCCCGGCATCGCTATCTGATAGCCGGCCGCACGGAAGCTTGCATGCTGCCAAGCCCCGAAGAACGGGCGCGGTTTGTAGCTTAA
- the folK gene encoding 2-amino-4-hydroxy-6-hydroxymethyldihydropteridine diphosphokinase encodes MPKLYLLLGGNLGNRTLYLQQARESIAAQVGPIKQSSQLYQTAAWGKTDQPAFLNQVLEVDTALTPEQVLQSINRIEHELGRERQEHWGARVIDIDILFYDELVLQTQRLTIPHPQLHLRRFTLLPLAEIAPELVHPVLGKSIRSLLEACPDQLEVQVYAE; translated from the coding sequence ATGCCTAAGCTATACTTGCTGCTGGGCGGCAACCTGGGTAACCGTACTTTATACCTGCAGCAGGCCCGCGAAAGTATAGCCGCGCAGGTTGGCCCCATTAAGCAAAGCTCCCAATTATACCAAACCGCCGCCTGGGGCAAAACCGATCAGCCTGCTTTTCTGAACCAGGTGCTGGAAGTAGACACAGCACTCACTCCTGAACAGGTGTTGCAAAGTATAAACCGGATAGAGCACGAACTTGGCCGTGAACGGCAGGAGCACTGGGGGGCGCGCGTGATCGATATCGACATCCTTTTCTACGACGAGCTGGTGCTGCAGACCCAGCGCCTCACCATCCCCCACCCGCAACTGCACCTGCGTCGGTTTACGCTGCTGCCGCTGGCCGAAATTGCGCCGGAACTGGTGCATCCGGTGCTGGGTAAAAGTATAAGGTCATTGCTGGAGGCGTGCCCGGACCAGCTGGAGGTGCAGGTTTATGCGGAATAG
- a CDS encoding gliding motility-associated C-terminal domain-containing protein: MPNSLRTRYLLHGSLLWVLILLLGCFTDAQATHIRAGDITAKRDTTPNPNPRRFFFTMIMYTNEASTAEDPQVTINNGDGTTQIVDRLAVIPIGNVTDKEIFKWEYTYPADGSYTISWNGINRNGNILNIAPPSDQVSFFISTTININALRGFNSTPILTVAPIDLAAVGRPFVHNPGAYDPDGDSLAFKLRVPQRRDAASGRIMDVPGYSLPSRTFNCQTSDVTGPAFLTLDLNTGQLIWDSPCKQGEYNVAFVVEEWRVSANGAVKLGEVVRDMQIIVKETENHPPKLTPKDTCIVAGTTLRGVVQATDVDGDRIKLSAASGILPPATFRQTSDQKGAASGAFSWATDCEDVRERPYQVIFRARDVRPPLAIVPRALSGGGTTTDTITDALADLQPWNIRVVGPPPQNLVATGADRTVTLTWDPYICQNAAVIRIYRREGPSGFVPDVCQTGVPSSTGYVLIAEVKPDQTTFTDDNQGAGLKAGVDYCYIIYAQFPSPARGESLASNEACVDIDRDIPYLTNVTVDKTDAATGQITVKWTRPENVAKLTPPLEYRLYRKEGQEKGTGFQQVFSSRTMTDTTYVDKNLNTLQKAFRYRLEFYHAPAAGGQPTVLRDSTEASSVRLEITAAAGEEKALVLNWTYNVPWKNEVLKHRIFRVVNGTFTLIDSVTATASSGTYTDRGAFSNAPLQRGQSYCYYVQTVGTYEISGLPAPLRNNSQEVCATLPKVICAPELSIDQLDCAAFSQSPTQPPYQNVLTWVPQTSGDCTDQIDFYTVYFKGAGDTDYTKLGTTEETTYTHSGLQSYAGCYQVTATDAAGNESPRSNEVCKDNCIFFMLPNIITPNGDGLNDVFRPDKRTSFVKSMNFKVFDRWGVLVYSSGTVTSGEGLYINWAGTDKNGNRLTDGTYYYEADVEFFTIDPSKAHSKYKGWVEIVR; the protein is encoded by the coding sequence ATGCCAAACAGTTTACGCACGAGGTATCTGCTGCATGGCAGTCTGTTGTGGGTGTTGATCTTATTGTTGGGTTGTTTTACAGATGCACAGGCTACGCACATCAGAGCAGGAGATATCACCGCGAAGCGCGATACCACCCCTAACCCAAACCCGCGCCGCTTCTTCTTTACCATGATCATGTACACCAACGAGGCCTCCACGGCGGAGGACCCGCAGGTGACCATCAATAACGGCGACGGCACCACCCAGATCGTGGACCGTCTGGCGGTGATCCCGATCGGAAACGTAACCGACAAAGAGATCTTTAAGTGGGAATATACCTACCCGGCCGATGGCAGCTATACCATCTCCTGGAATGGCATTAACCGCAACGGTAACATCCTCAACATTGCCCCTCCTTCCGACCAGGTTTCCTTTTTCATTTCCACTACGATCAATATAAATGCGCTGCGCGGCTTTAACAGCACGCCTATACTTACTGTAGCGCCTATTGACCTGGCTGCCGTGGGGCGGCCGTTTGTGCATAACCCAGGCGCCTACGACCCCGACGGCGACAGCCTGGCGTTTAAGTTACGGGTGCCGCAGCGCCGCGATGCTGCCTCCGGCCGCATCATGGATGTGCCCGGCTACTCGCTGCCCAGCCGTACGTTTAACTGCCAGACAAGCGATGTGACCGGCCCGGCTTTTCTGACGCTGGACCTGAACACGGGGCAGCTGATCTGGGATTCTCCCTGCAAGCAGGGAGAATACAACGTAGCCTTTGTGGTGGAAGAATGGCGCGTGTCGGCCAATGGTGCTGTAAAGCTGGGCGAAGTAGTGCGCGACATGCAGATCATTGTAAAAGAAACCGAAAACCACCCGCCTAAACTTACCCCGAAAGATACCTGTATTGTGGCCGGCACTACCCTGCGGGGCGTGGTACAGGCCACCGACGTGGACGGCGATAGAATTAAACTGAGCGCGGCAAGCGGTATATTGCCGCCAGCCACTTTCCGGCAGACCTCTGATCAGAAAGGCGCTGCCAGCGGTGCCTTTAGCTGGGCCACAGATTGTGAGGATGTGCGAGAACGGCCGTACCAGGTTATTTTCAGAGCCCGCGATGTGCGGCCGCCACTGGCCATCGTACCCCGGGCCCTGTCGGGTGGGGGCACCACCACCGATACGATTACGGATGCCCTGGCCGACCTGCAGCCCTGGAATATCCGGGTAGTGGGGCCACCGCCGCAAAATCTGGTGGCTACCGGCGCCGACCGTACCGTAACCCTGACTTGGGACCCGTATATTTGCCAGAACGCTGCTGTGATTCGTATTTACCGTCGCGAAGGACCTTCGGGCTTTGTGCCGGATGTGTGCCAGACCGGGGTGCCAAGCAGCACGGGCTATGTGCTGATTGCGGAAGTGAAGCCCGACCAGACCACCTTTACAGACGATAACCAGGGAGCCGGACTGAAAGCGGGTGTGGATTACTGCTACATCATATATGCGCAGTTCCCTTCGCCGGCGCGGGGCGAAAGCCTGGCCTCGAACGAAGCCTGCGTGGACATAGACCGCGACATTCCGTACCTGACCAACGTGACGGTAGACAAGACCGATGCGGCCACTGGCCAGATCACCGTGAAATGGACACGCCCTGAGAATGTAGCAAAGCTCACGCCGCCGCTCGAGTACCGCCTCTACCGCAAAGAGGGGCAGGAAAAAGGAACCGGCTTCCAGCAGGTCTTCTCCAGCCGTACCATGACCGATACCACCTATGTGGATAAGAACCTGAACACGCTCCAAAAAGCATTCCGCTATCGCCTGGAGTTCTACCATGCTCCGGCAGCTGGCGGGCAGCCAACAGTGCTGCGCGACAGCACCGAGGCATCGAGTGTGCGCCTGGAGATAACGGCTGCTGCCGGCGAGGAAAAAGCCCTGGTGCTGAACTGGACCTACAACGTGCCCTGGAAAAACGAAGTGCTCAAGCACCGCATCTTCCGGGTGGTGAATGGCACCTTTACGCTCATCGACAGCGTGACCGCCACGGCCAGCAGCGGCACCTATACCGATCGGGGCGCTTTTAGCAACGCGCCTTTGCAGCGGGGACAAAGCTACTGCTACTATGTGCAGACGGTGGGCACCTACGAGATCAGCGGCTTGCCGGCGCCTTTGCGCAACAACAGCCAGGAAGTATGTGCAACGCTGCCCAAGGTTATCTGTGCGCCGGAGCTAAGTATAGACCAGCTGGATTGCGCGGCCTTTAGCCAGAGCCCGACCCAGCCGCCGTATCAGAATGTGCTGACGTGGGTGCCGCAAACCTCCGGGGATTGTACCGACCAGATTGATTTCTATACGGTATACTTTAAAGGAGCCGGCGATACCGATTATACCAAGCTTGGTACCACCGAGGAAACAACGTACACCCATAGCGGCTTACAATCTTATGCCGGCTGCTATCAGGTAACAGCCACCGACGCGGCCGGAAACGAAAGCCCCCGCAGCAACGAAGTTTGCAAAGACAACTGCATCTTCTTTATGCTGCCCAACATCATTACTCCGAACGGCGATGGGCTCAATGATGTATTCCGCCCAGACAAGCGTACGTCTTTTGTGAAGAGCATGAACTTTAAAGTATTTGACCGTTGGGGAGTGCTGGTATACAGCAGTGGTACGGTTACAAGTGGCGAAGGCTTGTACATTAACTGGGCAGGCACCGATAAAAACGGGAATCGCCTGACAGACGGCACCTATTATTACGAAGCAGACGTAGAATTCTTTACCATAGACCCTTCCAAAGCACACAGCAAGTATAAAGGGTGGGTAGAAATCGTACGCTAA
- a CDS encoding alpha/beta hydrolase family protein encodes MKVNFVVYPAHGRPFTADATFAQDGQPKPVVIFTHGFKGFKDWGHFNLLARYFAEQGFVFVKFNFAYNGTTVADDSDVHDLEAFGQNNFSLELDDMQALIDLLHDTQGPLQQKELDLSRIYLIGHSRGGGAVILKAAEDPRVKAVATWAAVNTFNQRWDELQMVDWKKEGVQWVLNSRTGQRMPLYYQIVENYFQNQDRLDIPRVIKKMQQPLLLLHGELDETLPTQMAHDLKRHKPDAELHLLPQADHSFGGKHPYDRDELPDAARAAADLSIAFFSKHA; translated from the coding sequence ATGAAAGTAAACTTTGTGGTATATCCGGCACACGGGCGGCCTTTTACCGCCGATGCCACCTTTGCCCAGGACGGGCAACCCAAGCCGGTCGTTATTTTTACCCACGGCTTCAAGGGCTTTAAAGACTGGGGCCACTTTAATCTGCTGGCGCGTTACTTTGCCGAGCAGGGTTTTGTATTTGTTAAATTCAACTTTGCCTATAACGGCACAACGGTGGCCGACGATTCGGACGTGCACGACCTGGAAGCCTTCGGCCAAAACAACTTCAGCCTGGAACTGGATGATATGCAGGCACTGATCGATCTGCTGCACGACACGCAAGGGCCGCTGCAGCAAAAGGAGCTCGACCTAAGCCGCATTTACCTGATCGGCCACAGCCGGGGCGGCGGCGCCGTGATCCTGAAAGCGGCTGAAGACCCGCGCGTGAAAGCGGTAGCCACCTGGGCGGCCGTAAACACGTTTAACCAGCGCTGGGACGAACTGCAAATGGTCGATTGGAAAAAAGAAGGCGTGCAATGGGTACTCAACTCGCGCACCGGCCAGCGTATGCCGCTCTACTATCAGATCGTAGAAAATTACTTCCAGAACCAGGACCGCCTCGACATCCCACGGGTGATTAAGAAAATGCAGCAGCCGCTGTTGCTGCTGCACGGCGAACTGGATGAAACGTTGCCGACACAAATGGCCCACGACCTGAAACGCCACAAGCCCGACGCCGAGCTGCACCTGTTACCCCAGGCCGACCACTCCTTTGGCGGCAAGCACCCCTACGACCGCGACGAACTGCCCGACGCTGCCCGCGCAGCGGCCGACCTGAGCATCGCTTTTTTCAGCAAACATGCCTAA